The nucleotide window TCTCACGTCCTGTTCGACGTGTTGCCGCATGACTTCGGGGTCAATGATGACCGCAGGGCGATCGAAGTTCTCATGATCGTGCACGTGTAACGCCAACACTTCTCCGGCACCGCGATATACCTGGCCATGCGCCAAAGTCGGGTGCCGGTTGTGTCCGGGGCTGATGGGTGCGGTTCTCGTGATCACTTCAATTTGTGCGTCCACCATATTCATTGGGCTGCCGTCGCCGAATTGCATGTCCACGAAGGGCATGCGCACGTTGAGGCGGTCGTCGCGGGCAAGGACGTCTACGGTCGATTGGGCGTTAGGGTAGCCTCTGTTACCAGCATCAATGACCGAGGTAATTCCAAAACGATTGAGACCGTGGATGGCATGGACCAGCGCGCTCACCTGTTCATCGAACGAAGGTTGCGGAACCATGGTCTCCATGGCGATAAAGGTGAAGGTGTAGCCATGGACTACACCCGTGTAGTTTCCCTGGTCGTCCTTCTCGAACTCAGTGCCTGGAAGTTGTGGAAACCGATCGGTGCCCACGCCGAATGCCTCCATCGCCAGCTCATTTATGAAGGCGCGGTTGTAGGCGTACTGCACGATCAGAGGGCGGTTAGGCACAGCCTCACGCAGTTCGCTCATGGTGGGGAAGCGATTTTCTTCGAACTGGTAAGGGGACCACCCTCCAATCACCTTGACCCAGTGGCCCTCAGGCGTTCGCTCTGCCTGCTGACTCAGCATGGTTAATGCCCGACGGAGCGTGGGCACGCCATCCCAACGTACGTTGTAGGTGAAGCTGCTCTCATTGAGCACGTGGGTGTGGGCATCGCTGATGCCCGGGATCATTCTTCGACCGCTGGCGTCGATAATCTCGGTGCTGGAACTTTGCAGACCAAGAATTTCGGCGTCGGCGCCGACCGAATAGATGCGACCATGCTTCACTGCCAAGGCAGACGCTTCCGGCTGCGCTGGATTGCCGGTGAAAATCTTTGCATTGAATACGATCAAGTCTGCGCCGGGAGGTTCCTGCACGGACTGTGCCTGGACGGTGGAGGCGCAAAGAATTGCCAGCAATGCGATCCATATTCTCTTAATCATCATTTCC belongs to Castellaniella sp. and includes:
- a CDS encoding amidohydrolase; translated protein: MMIKRIWIALLAILCASTVQAQSVQEPPGADLIVFNAKIFTGNPAQPEASALAVKHGRIYSVGADAEILGLQSSSTEIIDASGRRMIPGISDAHTHVLNESSFTYNVRWDGVPTLRRALTMLSQQAERTPEGHWVKVIGGWSPYQFEENRFPTMSELREAVPNRPLIVQYAYNRAFINELAMEAFGVGTDRFPQLPGTEFEKDDQGNYTGVVHGYTFTFIAMETMVPQPSFDEQVSALVHAIHGLNRFGITSVIDAGNRGYPNAQSTVDVLARDDRLNVRMPFVDMQFGDGSPMNMVDAQIEVITRTAPISPGHNRHPTLAHGQVYRGAGEVLALHVHDHENFDRPAVIIDPEVMRQHVEQDVRKLVQRRIPFRMHISYDENISPFLDALEEMNKTSPLAGLKWSIEHAETISSENIARVKELGGGIALDIKMALHGDGFIETHGLEMALETPRLRQLVDSGVPLAMSTDAYRASTFNPWVGISWMVSGKSVSGSEVLAENNRLSRAEALKLFTSGPAWFMNAESEIGMIAPGNLADFALLDRDYFTVSEDQIKYIVSVLTVMDGRVVFGAQDYSTLSPPLPDILPAWSPIKYLGNHYEPK